The Oreochromis niloticus isolate F11D_XX linkage group LG18, O_niloticus_UMD_NMBU, whole genome shotgun sequence DNA window TCCATCGGAGAGTCTACAGGGCATACGCCGAGGCTGTGTTTTAGAAATACAAGATGGTAACATGAGACATGTTAATTTTAAGGACACTAACATGTAGTTTAAGGTGTCAGAAGTATATGTatcacagaagctaaaaagGAGTTTCTTCCCCCTAGATTTGTTCAAATAGATTACAACCGATTTGCATAAATTTGGTGCACAATACGGGGGGCGGGGGGCAATAAAATAGTTCACAACATCTTGATCGGAATCTCAAATGTTAAAGTACACTTACTGATTGTACTTGAGTAAATGAGCTAATGTAGATGCTCCCTGATGCACCCTGACTGATAAAGAAGCACACATTTGGAGAAGCTGTGCCTTAACTTCACATATTGTGacgttttctgtcttttcttagAGAAAAAACAGATAAGTCATAAACTCCTTGCAATACTGATATTATGTAagtaatgcacacacacatcatgTGTTAAGAAAAAGGTGAGCTTGACAGTTAAGGTACGGTCCCGCATACAGTCCATACACACTTTGTCATAGATGTAAGAGCACTGAAAAAAggtgtaataataaataaaaccagaaaTGTTAATtgagtcattttattttttattttcaaaaattgCTTTCTTTCCCCTATTTGTGTGACTAACAGAACACTACCAAGTGACTGTTGTTGGAATTTGGTGATGCATAGATAAAAGTGAATCGAAACTTCTGCTGCACAGCTTACTAAGGGGTCCTGTGATGGGCAGTGTGCAATCACACAAAAGAACAACTTAAAATTCACCATAACCCTCACAGGAGAAAAGGGTAGTTTGGAATTCTAATTGACATTACAACTATTGCACATTACTCTAAAATCAGTGCAGTGAGAGTGACTTTAAGATCACAACCTGATTTAAAACAGAATCTAACATCAACATTCTTGCCCCTGGAAATAGCTCTAAGATATTAAGAGAATATGGCAAATGAGATCACAGGATGTccagaaatgtattttaaaatgagaTCTTATTGTTTCATTGGAGCAGTAAAGTACCATAACAAAGAATAAGTGCAACTATGTACGACCAAATAGCACTGCTATGGAGTTTCCATGTTTTACATACAGATTCGAGCTGCTAGTCTCCTCTTggcattttcttatttaaacgTTGGTGACTTAGAACCTCAAAGTTTAGCAGCACAACACTTGTTTCCTTTTTACCATCAAACATTACTCTAAGTCATCTGTGTTTATCGGTGCAATATGTCACCAATAAATTACACATTCATACTATGAACAAGGTGTCTAAAAAAATTACACACGGtataagaaaaacattataacatacAATTAGTGTTTTATGATAGTCTGAAATACTTTTAAAGCATAGGAATAAAAGGTTCAAAAACTCATGTTCTTTGATAATCACATTACATGCATCACTCtcttaggcttcaaactttcctttttgctaaagcttTTCCGTTGCTGGCTAGTTGGGGCACATACAATTATGCCCCTGCAGCCTTTTGTGCTCCTGAAAAAAGGGGGCATAACAACGATACTGACTAGTTGAGACAAAAAAGAAGGGCGCAACAACAAATAACTTATGCACCTGGGAACTTTTGTGCTTGAGGGAGTTTAAAACATATAAACCAGCAGTTGAAAGACATGATGCTATCTAGTCGGGGACAAATAAAGAAGAGTGTCACAACGATAGTGGCTAATAGAGCACTCATATTACTACTAGCCacattttaaatatctgaaaaaaataaatttctcaacacgtttctttaaaaaaattcagGCTGTCAGAGAAAGAAGCTGCTTTAAAATATGACCTGTGGGACTTTGAATGTTATTACTGATCAGTCTGTTTTAATTCAAAGTGCTTCCCACAtgtcaaaattaaaaatatcaaaGTGTCTTCCACAGATCGAGTGTCTGCTCTGATAACCATCTTACCAACAACTGATAACATTGTGGAAAACTTTGAGTTTGAGGTTAATGATAGCCATAAACGTGATTGTGAAAAACAggactttttcattttcatgttcacTATTTCTGGGAATCACTCAGATTCCTGTCACAGGTCAACTTTTTTTTAGGTTAGAGGTAAGATCCCCTTATGTGGGAGGCTTACATTTTCAGATACTATCATCAGAGGAGGAAGAAACTACAATAATGTTTTCACATTCTTTTGCTTTGAGGTTAACCCTTTAATGCCCtttgtattatatatatttttttaataattttatttttttgcttttaaattaaacacaacATGCTTATACAAAATCAACCGAGAACAATTACTACATTTAGCATTTGTGAACTTATAAGCatgagaagagaaaaagaagggggaaaaaagaagaaaaagttaaCAATATTAACTAAATAAAGGGTAAAATAAACTAAGAAAATTCATGCGGAGTGTGAGGCATGAATTATGATCAGTTAATTTTTAAGACTTCTAGAAATGGCTGCCAAATCATACAAAAACTCGCCAGTTTCCCCTTTCTATCATATCTGATCTGTTCCACCCTGGCCACAGACACCATCTCATTAAGCCACCTTTTAAAACACGGGGCCGAAGAAGACCGCCACTGTAAAAGAATACGTTTCTTTGCAGCCAGCATCCCCATTGTAATTATCTGTttttgtgaaaaggaaaaagattaGACTGATGCAAATGATCCAAGTATAGCCAATGTACCATCAAGTGGTACTTTTTTCCTAAATTGGTTTGAAAACCACATAAAAATCTGGCTCCAAAAAGCTTTCAAGACAGGGCAATGCCAAAATAAATGTGCAAGGGAACCTTCACCAATATTACATCTATCACATAAGCGGGATACAGAATTATAGATCCGGTTAAGTTTAAGTTTAGAAAAGTGTAATCTGTGAATGACTTTAAACTCCTTCGTATtatatttgatacatgagtttGATAGACCTCTATCTCATCAACATGATCAATACTTGCcatcatttcaaaatgttatggaCAAAATTTTCTTTGGTCTAAAAATAACATTGTTGTCATTGTTGCCCAAAATGTCCAATGCATCAAATGTGATACAAAAAATTctataataaatacataataaaaatatatcatacacAACATGTTATAGCAAAACAatttttgtggattttgttaTAAGGGTTAATAAACATCTCAGTTCCAAAAATTCAGAATTTTCTGGCTATTTTTTGATGGGTTGGGTCTTACAGGGTTAATGATATCCCTAAATGTGACTGTAGAAAATTCTTTCACTTTCAAGcttacatattacatatatatctacatTACATATAGATATTTCTTGGTGTTATCTGCTTATTCCCTGCCTAGTTCCACCCTTGCgccataatttttttttctgctttcgtTTTGAAGATGACACGagtaaggaggaaaaaaaaagtaacatcaGAGCAGATAAAATTGGGGCGTGGGGACGTGACAGATAAAAGGAACCAGAGTACAGTTGAGCAGAACTTGCGCTGTCTTCCTGATCAGAGAAGTTGCCGTAAGTAGTTAAACACTGATCTGTTTTTTCATTGTATTCATCTGTTGCTTTCAGTGGAACAAAGCTTTCCTAGTTTCTGGTTAAACTCATTTGTAATGAAATCAAAAAGATGTTGAcatttattagtgtttctatgTTGCAGgactaaatgttaaatctacacaaacacagatgaaaGAAAATATTAGAGTGTATACATTCTGTGTTTAACCCATCGCACTACTTTTAGAGTTACATAAATTAAAACTCCAAGCATGAAGTTGGAAAAGAATAGCAACTTTTAGTTTTGCAAGATAGAGAATACTATTATGATTGTTTGCAGTTTTGATTTGCTTCTCCGATTGAAAAGTATGTTGACTTACTGCTGGCTGCATTagatcatcacacacacaaaagctattcacttgtatttttattttttattcctatttattctatttatcccctTCGTATATTTTATctatatatgtctctgtatttatatgtgtgtgtaatatatatatataatattctgctcacgctctgtaacttctgtcggttTTCCCTGTCGattttcccagaggaacccacctgagggattaataaagctttatcttatcttatcttatcttatcttatcttattaaataaattcaaacaagATATTTTGACTGACCAAATTTGATTCTTCTTACCCCATCCTACCAGGTGTCTATTGATAGCTTAATTTTTTTGTAATGCATTAATTATTCTTACAAAGTTAGTTGAGCCACATTAAAGCAGTTTAGAAGAATTGTTGCATCATAAACATAATATATGTTTCATGTAGTTTTTTGTtggcctttttctttttagattttAGGAGTTTTTAAAAGACTGATCTGAATGTAAGCCAACAAATCATTTCAACTCTGTGGCTAATGGCAAGGAGCCTAACAGCGTAAGAGGTGGGTTTTAATTAATTTCTATGCTTAAagccttcaaaataaataaataaaataaaataatgaaatgttaCATGTCATGAAACTGTAGTTTTTGCTATGTATAAACTCTGATGTGAAAATTACagctgtaaatttaaaaaaactattATTACTAACTCTGCGTTTTGTATtttaggagtttttttttttaaaagaccaGTTTGAATCCAAACCAATATATCTCAACGTCTAAAAGCACGTGACTGAGAACAGGTAAGGAGCCTAATTTTCCAAAagtgaaagatttttttaatataaaaatggaTTTTTACTATATTGGACGATGTTTGTAATGGTTAAAGTATAAAAATAAGACTTGTAAACGTGAAGAAAAACAATCAGTGGCCACTGGCTTGGTTTACGTTTTCTTGTTTCAGGGCCATCAGCTCATTGGTTGTTTGTGAAACATGAACTGGTTGTTAATTACTTGTTTTCATATTGGTTTTTGTGCTACAGTGCAGCTAAACTCAgctggttttctgtttttatgtctGTTTAATTATGTCTtttttatatgtctgtttaAAGTACAAACTAGATGATGCTTTTCTGGTTAAAATCAGAGCTGAATtctgtgttttaatttttaatacatATTTCATCTGCAGATCGGGGGCTGAAAGAAACATCTTAACAACACAAGAACCTGACTGCGCAGAAGCCACTATATTTGTtcctgaaagaagaaaaatttaGGTCTTTGTAGTGAATTTAATAATTGACgtacaacaaaacagaaaatgtttaaaGGGCCCAAAACGCTTTCAGATGCTATTAAAAAAATTTGTGAACAATCAGAAACCAAGACAGGGTCTCTCCCTATTTACATAAttccactgaaaaaaaatgatttcaatGTAGATGGATGTAGACGTTTCACTTTTGGGAAAGAGTCCAGTAAACCTAATCGCACCATAATGGTTCTTGGAGCGACAGGTGCAGGGAAGACAACGCTCATCAACGGGATGATCAATTACATTTTAGGTGTTAAATGGGAGGATCCATATCGCTTTAAGTTAGTTGATGAGGGTCAGTCAACATCACAAGCTCACAGTCAGACCTCTGAAGTCACTGTGTACAAAGTCAACCACCAGGAGGGATTTCAAATTGAGTTCTCTCTGACCATTGTGGACACTCCAGGCTTTGGAGATACAAGAGGCatagaaagagacagagagatcgTAGAGCAGCTACGTAACCTCTTCTCTGCTCAGGGTGGTGTCAGTGAAATtgatgctgtgtgttttgtagCTCAGGCTGCTTTAGCACgactcacaccaacacaaaaatATGTGTTTGATTCAGTGCTCTCAATCTTTGGCAAAGATGTAGCAGAAAACATCAGGGTTCTGGTGACATTTGCAGACGGTCAGCGACCTCCAGTTCTAGAGGCAATCAATGCTTCAGGAGTCCCATGTCCTAAATCAGAAGACGGACTGCCGGTTCACTTCAAATTCAATAACTCAGCGCTGTTTGCAAATAACAAATCAGTTGAGGCAGAAAGCatgaatgatgatgatggtgaagaAGGAGGTTTTGATAAGATGTTTTGGGAGATGGGCACAAAAAGCATGAGGAAGTTTTTTGCTGCTCTGAATAAAATAGAAACCAAAAGCTTGACAATGACAAAAGAGGTCCTCAGAGAAAGAAAGCAGCTCGAGAATTCAGTTGAGAATCTGCAGGTACAGGTGAAACTTGGGTTAGCCAAGCTTGAGGAGATAAAAGAGACGAGTGAAAAACTTAGAGAACATGAAGCAGAGATCAGCAGAAATGAGAACTTTGAATTTGAAGTTACTGTCAAAAAGCCTGTTCAGGAGGACATTTCTGGCACTGGAAACTACATCACCAACTGTCAGCAGTGTCATGTCACCTGCCATTATCCTTGTGGCATACCAAATGATGCAGATAAAAGTGGCTGTTCAGCAATTGGGCCAAATGGATATTGTACAGAGTGCCCAGGAAAATGTGTTTGGAATATACACTTTAATCAGAAGTACAAATGGGGCTATAAAgatgttaaagaaaaaagaacaataaaagaTCTGGAAGAAAAGTATCGGGAAGCCAAAGGAGAGAAGATGACTGTTCAGAAAGTGATTGATAAACTGAAGGCTGAGTATAAAAGTTTGCAGGCTGAGGTGGTGAAACTGATGGAGAGATCTTCCAAGTGTCTGAACAGACTTAAAGAGATAGCACTGAAGGCAAACCCTCTGTCCACTCCAGAGTACATCGACATGCTTATTGAAGGAGAGAAATCTGAGGCCAAACCAGGCTGGAAGCAACGAGTTCAGTCTCTGATGTCCATGAAGGAAAAAGCAGAGACAATGGCTAAAATAGAGGAAGGCAAAAATCTCCTGCGTCATCAAGAATCACTTGATGTTAATGCTTAGCCAAATCCATGAAACAGCACATAGTCACAGGCAGTCAGATAATGATAGAGGGTAAAatcacagccagctgcagcaACCTTTGAATGATTTTAAAGTTTCACCACTTTTTGTATTTATGATCCTGAAACTTTAGAAAGAATATGTATTTGACCTACTACAAGCAACTtcaaagttaaataaaacacaataaaactcattgttttttttaatttcctgatcaactgtatttttttttctactggtTTACACGTCACTCTCATCTTCAtgctcattttaaaatttatatgttttctttttatttatctaaGGTTGaatcatttaatttaataaaaaaaaaaattaatcatgTCCTTTCTAACCTTAACTCTTCAATGATTTTTCTGATTCTAAGATAAATAAAGTGGTTAATATGCTTTGGCTTATGAGTACTACatattaaaagatttaagtgaATCCATATATTTGAGCCCGTCTacaatccaaaataaattcattatgattcaatttcttcttcttctttttaaaaatatgtatacTATATCATTCCACCTTGGAAAAACAACAGTTCAAAGACAATTAAAAGCAAAATATTGGCAATCATTCATGGCCCTGATGAGTGAAAGTAAACTTCTGACTATATATCAATCATTGCCGTGGCAATAGGCAATCACATAAGCCATAGTGTTCGAACAGTTTGAGCCTCTTCAAGCTTTCTTAGTGCAGAGTGTTAGAGTTGATTGTTTTGAGATTGTCATTTGTGCTAAGATATATATAACCATTGCTTGTATGTGTTTTGATAAAATGTTTCTTCCATATTAGGTTGTGTACATAAGATGTATGAAGCTGTCTCGTCGCTATAGGTTTCCATTGTACATTTAGAAACCACAAGCTTCTGGTTTTATAAGTTTAGCAGGACTGCTCACTTCTGCTTTTGTACATGTTGGTTCGTTGAAAGGTCACGCCATAAATGGAGTGACTGGAGATGTCATTAAAAGGTTGAGCCATATATGGTGTAAcaggaaatgacacacacacacacacacacacacacacacacactggcggtcctagcctgtttggggCCCTGGGCAAACACTCCCTCTGcctgcccccccacccccacccgaACACAATAAagtatataatgtaaacaactacctgaaaaacagcagatacagcagataaattaattataggctaTTACTTTCGTATCATTTATTGCATtgatggagggagaggtgtatgctgggtaatgtctCAGCTAGCGACTGGGTGATTTTATTCACCTGCTTCGgatgttatcagtccatacaaggggcgttattagcagaaatcagtcccatagatgtgggccatctccacctgctagattgttcagaaggttgttatcatccatccagatggaggatcactaacaggagcgtgggaagactccagaatccactctggctgtaatccggtggatacagcagtgttacaggtaagGCCATTTAAACGAACAGCATTTATAcaatgactattaaaagtcagcgagtgtcaataatgttaatgttaatacaACGAGTGgtaatataacagctttaagatgcatttgtagatattattacgtgttttactGTCTTcatggtgctagcttaaagtttGTCCTGTACTTGGTCCTgtatcagctgggataggcttcaccCTCCTGCGACCCCGAATTGGATACATTGTATTCCAATTATGTAATCTGATCATTTACAAACTCAAGGTATCTAATCAAAATGTAAGTAATAATTATAAAAtgggaaagcagaaataagtgtgacataaatgtaaatgtgttagctgacatagaggacagctacatgcAGTCTGAAAAACCTTTGTTGTCAAGTTTGCAGGTATATCAGCACGAGACATTCTTACATAGAATAGACTGTTAAAGTCTGTAATTCAGTGAAGCATTATTGGTCCCGTCTGTTTGGATAAATATAGTAAGCTGATGTATGTCCATTTATTCACACATTTTCTTaagtgcttatccagttcaggatcacagtggagctgcagctggatATGTTCAGTAAATAAACCTTACAAAAGTTAACAATAAATCTGCATCCATCTATGTTGTTGTCCACAGGATGAGaacatcaaaatgatgaaactGGAAGACTGTGGGacatgttaataaatgtttgtgtgtttatgcctGTGTCTTTCACAGGAGGCGCTGGAAGGTTTCCCTAATAGTTCCTGGTGAATCAAACCAGAACCATAAAGGTTGCTGGACTGCATGATGGCCTTACTCCTGAGCAGTcatcctgttaaaggaggaaccagttagaagctgttttcaaagtagctgagcagaTTTCATCTCAAGTAAGCGATTAcctgtttgttcatttgttctCTCACCTAAAGGACATTTAAGGACATCTTTTGAGTGTCTAGTTGAATTTATTCTAGTGACTCAATGAGTTTTGCTTCATCACAGTCTTATCATCATCCAActggaaaagaaacatttacggCCATCccggttttgttttctgatcctgcaaaaagaccgaggacaacaaagcccagagaacacgagatacacaacatccaacattcagactcaaACAGCCTCCATAAATGAAGAGCACCAGGTTGGTCCAGTTATACTAGCTATGAGCACACTTCGCATTACTGTGTATGAATAATAATCCCTGCATCTTCACAAACTTTGAAGATGCAGAGCATGAGGTCCCATCATCAGGCTGTAAAGAAACATCCAGCAGGCTTCTTTGTTGGCAGAGGTAATGATTCTCCCATCAGGGATCTGTAGAGTGTCGTAGCCTGTGGTATAAGCAGCAGTCACTGAAATATTACTGTTTCAGATAAGAAATCTACCACATAAAAGCCAGGGTGGAAGGGATCCCTGCAAACTGACTTACCTCTGCAAGTGTGAGGCTCAACAAAAATCTGACTCTCcagtcacagacaaacaaaaaactccagcTGGGAGATAGAAAACGCTGTCTGGGTCTTGCTGGATGTTGCTGGGCAGAGTCACACATTAGCAGAGTGCTGCTTGGTCCCACTGACCCATGTGGACAGTGACTGTGGAGAACTGTACTGGCAAActgaaaagagaattaaaatgacaaaaagccaaacagGATTTCCATAAAGACTATCTTGGAATCAGCAATCAAAACTCATTGGTTcatatttcaaataaatatgaACATGTTGCTTATCTGTAAACAGTTAAGATCTGATTTGATTTACATCCTTCACACAGCACATTTGTCCAGGCCTTCAGGTAAACATAGGAGTAATCTCAGGTAACATGACTCATAGTAGAGATTCTGTAAGAAAGATTGCTAGCTCTAATGTTATTACCACACAATCCAAGGACACACCAACAGCTCAGATTTCTAGAACTATTTAAACAATTGTCAGTcaatccattcattttcttctgaatattcaattcaggttcacagtgggagggtggggggcTAGAGCCTGTCCCAGTAGTCATAGGTAGAGTACaactggacaggtcaccagtctgtcagaggactaacagagacacagacatcAGCGTAACAaatctatttaaaattaatgtaagctGAAAAAGTGTAATTGCAGCCAGGCTATTGATCAAGTAATTGCAATTAATTGCGATCAATAACAGAAAATTGTGAGATTAATTAGttaattgtttttaatctactgacagcactaattaaatctccagtttggAATGATCttctgcattagtgttaaagatacaggagcatgattgctgacagctatagggtgaatctcagtgtctgaaatgtcactcagcagtgcgCTGCTGATTAGGAAATAAACCAGatgagagtaggagtgatggaCATATGAGAAGAAAGTATATTCCTTAcggttggggtgaagggagTGCCTTGCATCGCAAAGCCCAAAGTCACTCAtgtactgtttgattatatttgtggactgccaattgcactgagttcctgctgtgttGAGCCTATCCaattcttcatttagtccaaagTTGACGTTGGCCCCAAGAACAAGTGGGCAATCTAGGTGTTAAGAGAGtccactaaaaaaaaccctggaaGAATGAAGGATCAtcacatttggaccatatataCTTATAATACATAACTTTTTATAGTATagataatttaatgtttaaagatTTACCCTCTGTATCTATAACTGTGTTGAGTActttcaaataattatttttatgtattaaaattgctacCCCTTGTGAAGAGTAGAAATATtgtactgctattatttgctgctattttttatgatcattattactattccattaattattaatattgatagtgcatttagatgtttaaacatattggcatccaattaagcttttattacaagtccagtaagaaccactttaaactgttgagttgaatctataattttaaatgcttttcaatgctcctataatcttaaatgtttctgtgcagactgcagggacaggaaatatactctgtgtaaagacaggaagttacatgtttttgaagttgcaggcttgctgaagtgaaactgaaagcagtctgaggggtttgtcattttattatgcatttatctttgattaagctttaagtagttgtattagattgaaacatttgttttatacattttacatataagtcaagatcggcacacacaggatggccttagcctggttgcttaAGCTGAGGTCAATCAAAGTGCAGTGTGAGGATCACACATGTacagacatatacacatacacacacacatagtttcagttgtgtacatgctggccttctgtctggtggaaaggttacaaggtttagctgatgaagtgaagggtgaaataaaggacagcacacacacacccacacacacacagtattagactcatttatataggtaagagtttaattatgttttgcttgcgactgcaaaattgtgcctgcatgagtgacagtttgtgcagaacgtgggcctgatgttccagaagataagcctgggcaggatggtgacaggaagcacctgggttcgagccgaagacaatgttcttttttaaaaactgtgttcaaagttaactgaacgtttgtggttttggattgacgtatgctgtactggatctgcctggcaacagaaaagggggttGTACTATTTtcaaccctataaagtctttgttctgactattgtaagatagTTCAacactgaaatctgcacagtgttggactccgcatgtgtaattcattaaaatgtcgtctaattgcaccagcccgggtcagtggttattattttggattcctcctcaatatctggaccttaacatttgggggcatcGTCCGGTGAGAGGGGAATTTTGGAGGTGTAGACGGAgagatccggggtccgtggtgattagacgggcagatacgagtcagtggtcgaaagtgagtgacaagccggcttatacaaaggtaaggcacattcCTGTTGAAATTTCCAAACTGTGCCAAATTGGATATgacaaat harbors:
- the LOC102080283 gene encoding uncharacterized protein LOC102080283, producing the protein MFKGPKTLSDAIKKICEQSETKTGSLPIYIIPLKKNDFNVDGCRRFTFGKESSKPNRTIMVLGATGAGKTTLINGMINYILGVKWEDPYRFKLVDEGQSTSQAHSQTSEVTVYKVNHQEGFQIEFSLTIVDTPGFGDTRGIERDREIVEQLRNLFSAQGGVSEIDAVCFVAQAALARLTPTQKYVFDSVLSIFGKDVAENIRVLVTFADGQRPPVLEAINASGVPCPKSEDGLPVHFKFNNSALFANNKSVEAESMNDDDGEEGGFDKMFWEMGTKSMRKFFAALNKIETKSLTMTKEVLRERKQLENSVENLQVQVKLGLAKLEEIKETSEKLREHEAEISRNENFEFEVTVKKPVQEDISGTGNYITNCQQCHVTCHYPCGIPNDADKSGCSAIGPNGYCTECPGKCVWNIHFNQKYKWGYKDVKEKRTIKDLEEKYREAKGEKMTVQKVIDKLKAEYKSLQAEVVKLMERSSKCLNRLKEIALKANPLSTPEYIDMLIEGEKSEAKPGWKQRVQSLMSMKEKAETMAKIEEGKNLLRHQESLDVNA